The DNA region CAATAACCAGAATAGATATAAATATGGTTAATGAAAAGGCTAAGGATTGTCCTGTTAAGAACCATGCCAAGAAGGCTATTGCCGCAATAACGCAAACAACAGGTACAAAGTATCCGGATACAATATCCGCCATCTGAGCAATCGGAGCTTTGGAGCCCTGAGCATCCTCTACCAGCTTTATAATCTGTGCTAAAGCAGTATCACTTCCGACTTTCGTTGCCTTGAACTTAATCAAACCATTCTTGTTGATACTTGCAGCAAATACCTTATCTCCAGCTTTTTTATCTATAGGCATACTTTCTCCGGTTAACATAGCTTCATCAATGGAGGTATTACCTTCTAACACAACACCATCTACTGGGATTTTTTCACCTGGTTTTACTAATATGATATCTCCGATTTCGACTTCATCAATCGGTACTTCAATTTCTTTTCCATCTTCAATTACGATTGCTGTCTTAGGAGCAAGTCCCATCAGTTTCTTAATAGCCTCCGAAGTTTTACCCTTTGATACCGCCTCTAAGGATTTACCAAGTAAAATCAGGGCAATTATTACACCAGCTGTTTCATAATATAAAGATTCTACTGCCATAAAATCACCTTGAATAATTCTATAAGTATTATATAAGCTGAATAATACTGCTGATGTAGTTCCAATCGCTACCAAAGAATCCATATTCGGACTTCTTTGGATTAAAGCTTTGAAACCGACTGTATAAAATTTATATCCTGCTATAATAATTGGAATAGTGAGTGATACCTGTAATAAAGCAAATCTTAATGGATACAACATAGGATTTAATGCCATAGGTATCGGGAACGGCCACCAGGATACCATAGGAACCATTGCAAAATACAATAGAGGAAGCCCAAATACAGATGCTATTGTAAACTTAATCCAGAGTGTCTTAATCTCTTTTTCCTTCCGTAGCTTATCTTCATCCACAGTATTTTTCTCAATCTCTAATGCCTTATATCCGGTTTTTTCAATACATTGCTTTATAGCAGAAAGCCTGAGCTTCTGTGAATCATACTCTACCGTTGCCTTTTCTGTAGCAAGGTTAACAGATACTTTATTAATGCCCTCCAGCTTTGCGATTGCTTTTTCAATTCTCTGTGCACAGGCTGCGCAAGTCATTCCGCCGATGGGGATTGTTACTGTATTTGCTTTACTTTCTTCAATTACACCATATCCAGCGTGTTCCACCGCTTCTTTGATCGTAGGCATGGATGCTTTCTGTGCATCAAATTCTACGGTTAATTTTTCTGTAGCAAAATTCACATTTGCGTTCGCTACACCCTCTAGCTTACTGACTGCTTTCTGTACTCTCTGAGCACAGGCTGCGCAGGTCATTCCGCTAATCCTTACAGTTTCTTTATTCATTTATTTAATCCTCTCATAAATATTTTTTATTTAATATCCGTCTCACAAATATCTTTCAAATACTCATTGGTAAACGGTTAGAAAATTTAAAATTTTTATTCAATAATATCTTGAATATTATTTCCAATTGGCAAAAATCGTTGTTGCTTCAGCCAGATAGTCTTTTGAAACGGTTATGGTTTCTTCATCTACTGTTTTATATTCCTCTGTTATAGGAACCGGGTTACAGCCACCTCTGGTTACTTCCACATCATCCATAGCGAAGCGGTTACCACAGTTCTGGCAGACCAAAACATCTTCCTCCTGGATATAATAACCACGACCAGACGAATAACATACCTGACAGGTATTAAATGCAGTTCTTATCGAACCATCGGGTGCCTTTACAGCCAGAACCTCAAGCTCTGTACCATTAATTTCAGCAGGATAAAATCTTGCAGTTTCCGTAATATCAATAATTGGAATCACTATATCACTATCCTTCACTGTTTCAGCTCTGTTAATTGTTTCATTAGCATTTTCAGTCTCAACACTGTTGTCTGCCTCAATGCTGCTGTCCGTTTCATTACTGTTGTCTGCTTTAGCGCTAATGTCCGATTCTACATTGTTACCCCTTACCTCGGTGTTGCTATTTGATGATTGTTCTGGAACTTTAATACTGAAAGCTACGATTAAAACAGCTATAGCGGCTATTGCGATAATTAGCAATTTTTTTATATTAGCATTATTGTTGTTATGGTTTCTCATATCTATTTCTCCTCGCATAATAATTTTGTTAAGTGGTTTAGTGTGTTTTTGGTCTACTTATCTTTACGATAATTTCACTCCTTCATCTATTTTAATTTGGTATTTACCTTCGGGAATCTTTTATAGAAGAATTCCATAAGTAATCTTAATTCATGACAATTATATTCTATGAATATGAAGATTTTATGGAGTTTAATAAAAGTCATTAATTGCTTGATTAAATCAAACATATTCTAGCGACACTTTATATCAGATGCGAATCCAAACTCTAATCGTGTGAGTAGAGTGAAAAACATCCTTTAGTGGAATAACAGCTATTTTCTCATGTTTATTATCCTTATCACTCTCTATTCCCTGGTCTCCTTGCCAATTGGAACACATTGAATTTTTTTCTTCCATTTAAGTCACCACCTCTCCTAATTACTAAATATCAGTTTCTTTTGTTTCCAAACAAAAAGAGACCACTCATTCTCAAAAGCTTGAAAATAAGCGGTCTCTTCGACATTTTAATATTTAATTGAATGATAAAAATAACAACGTTTCGTCCAAATTATGAACTGTAGATTTATGTGTTCCCCAACACCATGTCCAGAACCACCGACACGTTCACTCCATCAGAAATTGCTTTTTTCTTCTCTTTTCGGTCTCCTTGAGAAAACATGAAATGTCTCTCAAAGTGCCTAAAATCAAGGATTTTTACGTATCTTTCCGATGTAGTGCAACTAAGGTCTCGACGTGGCCCGAGTTGCCATTATTGATGTCAGCGTTCTTGGGAACAGGTCAACTGTTTTTTAGCGCTTTCACGGTATTTGGAAACATATCAACGATTTTATAGTTCTCGGGAACATATCAACTCAAATCATTTCATGGTTAAGCCTTTATCGATAGCTTCCTGAATAATCTTATGACAACATACTCCCAACGGATTGTTTTCTTTACAATTAGAATTTTTCATTGCTCCCGTGATGGCATTTACTTCTTTTACGGTTTTCGCGCCAAGCTTTACAACTGCTTCAATTACCTGTTCTTCTGTAACTTCGTTGCAATAACAAGCATACTTCGGATCTGCATCTTTCTTAAACCATATTGGGACTTTAACCTGTTGTTTATTAACCTTAATATTAGATTTCGTATTGTAGTAAGTAATATCACATTCCTCATTCATACATAAATAATAATCGTTATCACCGATTTGTTCCACTAACTCGTTAAGCACCATATTCTTTACTGTAATATTTTTAACAAGAGTACCTTGTTTTCCGCATACAGGACAAAAATTGTTCTTTTCTACCTCACAAGATGATTCTCCTAAATTTCCGCAACAACAATTACTTAAAGTTTCCTTTCCCACTATCTGCATTTGCCTCCTAAAATTTATTCTTCTCTTTCTCTATGATCTACAGGACTTTCACCTGTTAGCATTTGCTAGCTTCGGTGGACGCGCTTTTCAATACTACTGTCTCAACGAGGGTGTACACCTTTTTTTCTTAGCGTTTTCAGAAACCCATTTCACATCTTTGAGATTTTGGGCATATCTCCTTTAAACAAAAGCATATATGAAAGCATGACAACTCCTGAAACTACAAATACGTCTGCTAAATTAAATATGGGGTAATTAATTAGTGTGAAATCGAGAAAGTCGGTTACATAGTTCAATCTAACTCTATCGATAAGATTTCCTAAAGCTCCACCAATAATTATCGCCAAGGATAGCTTAAAGGCTACTTCTCCTGTCTTTAATATTTTTATCAAATAGTATATTAATGCGCCAACAACGATGGCTGTGACTAATATTAAAAGTGCCTGCTTATCCCTCAATATGCTAAAAGCTGCTCCTGTATTCCTTGCATATGTCAAATGGAATATATCTTTAACTATGGGTATAGCACCTATCGGTTTTAATTGTGTTTCTACAAGATATTTAGTCCACTGATCAATCCCTGTCACTATTGTGATAATAAAAATATAGAACATTTTCTCCTCCTTATAAATTTAAATACAGATACCCCTTGATTTTATCTTTGAGGAAATAAATCAAGGGGTTAATAAATCATGTAGGCTTATATACTTTTTGTATTCATTATCCTCATTGCATTTAATATTGCGATTATTGCCACACCCATGTCAGCGAATACAGCTTCCCACATAGTTGCAACTCCCACCGCACCAAGTGCAAGGAATATGGCTTTAACCCCTAATGCAAACACAATGTTTTGCATCACAATTTTCCTAGTCCTTTTTGCTACTTTAATTGCAGTGACAATTTTTGATGGTTCATCCGTCATGATAACTATATCAGCTGCTTCAATTGCAGCATCAGACCCCAAGCCGCCCATTGCCATGCCAATATCAGCTCTCGCAAGTACTGGTGCATCATTGATACCATCTCCAACAAATACAATTTTCCCCTTATGAGATTTCTTAGCATCCAGATCCTCAATTTTTTCTACCTTGTCGGCCGGTAACAATTCAGTATACACCTTGTCAATTCCAAGTTGGGTTGCTATTTTTTCCCCAACTGCCTTCGAATCACCAGTAAGCATAACAGTATTTCTAACACCTAATGCCTTCAATCCTTTAATCGCATCAGCTGAATCTTCCTTCACTGCGTCAGAGATTACAATATTGCCTGCATATTTCTTGTCTACTGCAACATGTACTATTGTACCCAGAGTCTCAACTTCCTGATATTTAATGTTTTCTTTATTCATCAGTTTGCTATTTCCGGCAAGAATCTCTTTACCACCAACTTTAGCTAAAATCCCATGACCTGCAATTTCCTCATAGTCTTCAATTTTAGTGATATCGACATCTTTGTTATAGACTTTCAAAATGGATAGTGCAATTGGATGACTTGAGTGACTTTCAGCAAATGCTGCATATTCAATCAATTCCTCATTTGTAAAATCAATTTGAGAGTTGATATTCACAACTTCAAATACACCCTTTGTTAGCGTTCCCGTCTTATCGAAAACAACTGTTTCCACATTGTTCAACGCTTCAAGATAGTTACTGCCTTTTACTAATATACCTCTCTTCGATGCTCCACCAATCCCTCCGAAGAAGCCCAATGGTATTGAAATTACTAACGCACATGGACAAGATATAACTAAGAACACTAAGGCTCGATATATCCATGTAGAGAAAGTTGCACCGGGGATCACCAATGGAGGTATGATTGCTAAGGCTAATGCTCCAAAAACTACAATCGGAGTATAGGAACGCGCAAATTTTGTTATAAATTTTTCTGTAGGAGCTTTCTTACTGCTGGCATTCTGAACCAGATCCAAAATTTTAGATACAGTTGAATCACCAAAATCCTTTGTTACCTCTATTGTCAAAACGCCATTTTTATTAATGAATCCGCTCAATGCATCGTTTCCTGGCTCGAGTTCACGAGGAACAGATTCCCCTGTTAACGCTGCAGTGTCAACCATTGAGTTTCCTTCTATAACCTTGCCATCGAGGGGAACTTTTTCTCCTGGCTTAACAATAATGATGTCACCTATGTTTACCTCTTCAGGAGATACTTTCCTGATCTCATTGCCAACTTTAAGATTTGCATAGTCAGGACGTATATCCATCAAAGCACTTATTGATTTTCTGGAGTGACCTACAGCTATATCCTGAAACAATTCACCTACCAGATAGAACAGCATAACTGCTACACCTTCTGGATACTCTCCAACGAAGAAAGCACCAATGGTAGCAATACTCATTAGAAAATGCTCACTGAATACCTGTCCACGGGCAATACCTTTTATTGCTCTTAAGACAACCTCTCCACCAACTATAATATAACTAATAATAAATAAGGTAAGCTCAAGCCAATTTTGGAAATTAAAGATGATTCCCACGGCAAATATTGCTCCACCGACCACAAGTCTTATGATTTCTTTTTTGTTGACACCTTCTTCTTCCTCTTCATTATTTTCTTTTATGTTGGCCTTAGATGTATCTTTCTCAAAAACAATCTTTA from Petrocella atlantisensis includes:
- a CDS encoding heavy metal translocating P-type ATPase, with the protein product MNKETVRISGMTCAACAQRVQKAVSKLEGVANANVNFATEKLTVEFDAQKASMPTIKEAVEHAGYGVIEESKANTVTIPIGGMTCAACAQRIEKAIAKLEGINKVSVNLATEKATVEYDSQKLRLSAIKQCIEKTGYKALEIEKNTVDEDKLRKEKEIKTLWIKFTIASVFGLPLLYFAMVPMVSWWPFPIPMALNPMLYPLRFALLQVSLTIPIIIAGYKFYTVGFKALIQRSPNMDSLVAIGTTSAVLFSLYNTYRIIQGDFMAVESLYYETAGVIIALILLGKSLEAVSKGKTSEAIKKLMGLAPKTAIVIEDGKEIEVPIDEVEIGDIILVKPGEKIPVDGVVLEGNTSIDEAMLTGESMPIDKKAGDKVFAASINKNGLIKFKATKVGSDTALAQIIKLVEDAQGSKAPIAQMADIVSGYFVPVVCVIAAIAFLAWFLTGQSLAFSLTIFISILVIACPCALGLATPTAIMVGTGKGAENGILIKGGEALETTHKINTIVFDKTGTITEGKPEVTDIITTAGVKREHLLQIAASGEKGSEHPLGEAIVRGAEMERLEFKKVEQFEAIPGHGIEVVIDGIHVLIGNKKLMDNRSISLEELKLKSDQLAGEGKTPMYVAMENKLAGIIAVADVVKESSAKAIKKLQSMGIEVAMITGDNRKTAEAIAKQVGIDRVLAEVLPQDKSNEVKKLQAEGKKVCMVGDGINDAPALVQADIGIAIGSGTDVAMESADIVLMRSDLMDVPTAIHLSKSTIRNIKQNLFWAFGYNAAGIPVAAGLLYLFGGPLLNPIIAAAAMAFSSVSVLTNALRLKRFKAYH
- a CDS encoding DUF2318 domain-containing protein, whose product is MRNHNNNNANIKKLLIIAIAAIAVLIVAFSIKVPEQSSNSNTEVRGNNVESDISAKADNSNETDSSIEADNSVETENANETINRAETVKDSDIVIPIIDITETARFYPAEINGTELEVLAVKAPDGSIRTAFNTCQVCYSSGRGYYIQEEDVLVCQNCGNRFAMDDVEVTRGGCNPVPITEEYKTVDEETITVSKDYLAEATTIFANWK
- a CDS encoding Csac_0668 family 2Fe-2S cluster-binding (seleno)protein, giving the protein MGKETLSNCCCGNLGESSCEVEKNNFCPVCGKQGTLVKNITVKNMVLNELVEQIGDNDYYLCMNEECDITYYNTKSNIKVNKQQVKVPIWFKKDADPKYACYCNEVTEEQVIEAVVKLGAKTVKEVNAITGAMKNSNCKENNPLGVCCHKIIQEAIDKGLTMK
- the lspA gene encoding signal peptidase II, with the protein product MFYIFIITIVTGIDQWTKYLVETQLKPIGAIPIVKDIFHLTYARNTGAAFSILRDKQALLILVTAIVVGALIYYLIKILKTGEVAFKLSLAIIIGGALGNLIDRVRLNYVTDFLDFTLINYPIFNLADVFVVSGVVMLSYMLLFKGDMPKISKM
- a CDS encoding heavy metal translocating P-type ATPase; protein product: MLEGLGCANCAAKMEKEISGLEGVEFAAVDFVSKKLTMEISPKVNRTELNEKIEGIVKKIEPDVKIVFEKDTSKANIKENNEEEEEGVNKKEIIRLVVGGAIFAVGIIFNFQNWLELTLFIISYIIVGGEVVLRAIKGIARGQVFSEHFLMSIATIGAFFVGEYPEGVAVMLFYLVGELFQDIAVGHSRKSISALMDIRPDYANLKVGNEIRKVSPEEVNIGDIIIVKPGEKVPLDGKVIEGNSMVDTAALTGESVPRELEPGNDALSGFINKNGVLTIEVTKDFGDSTVSKILDLVQNASSKKAPTEKFITKFARSYTPIVVFGALALAIIPPLVIPGATFSTWIYRALVFLVISCPCALVISIPLGFFGGIGGASKRGILVKGSNYLEALNNVETVVFDKTGTLTKGVFEVVNINSQIDFTNEELIEYAAFAESHSSHPIALSILKVYNKDVDITKIEDYEEIAGHGILAKVGGKEILAGNSKLMNKENIKYQEVETLGTIVHVAVDKKYAGNIVISDAVKEDSADAIKGLKALGVRNTVMLTGDSKAVGEKIATQLGIDKVYTELLPADKVEKIEDLDAKKSHKGKIVFVGDGINDAPVLARADIGMAMGGLGSDAAIEAADIVIMTDEPSKIVTAIKVAKRTRKIVMQNIVFALGVKAIFLALGAVGVATMWEAVFADMGVAIIAILNAMRIMNTKSI